CCGCGCGAAATTGCTTGGTCAATACCATTTTTCACGCGGTAGAAACCTTCTTCAGTGCGGTCGCCAGTGACAAAGTCACGGTCATATGGGTCGCAATCAGATGTCATTAGGTCAGCTGCGTTAGCATCGGTACGGGCAATCACTAAGGTTTCAACGCCGCTCACATCAGCCGCAAGGCGCGCAGCTACAAGCTTTTGTACCGCTTCTTGAGTAGGTACAAGTACTTTACCGCCCATGTGACCACATTTTTTCACTGACGCTAATTGGTCTTCAAAGTGAACGCCAGCCGCACCAGCATCAATCATGCCTTTCATAAGCTCGAATGCGTTTAGTACGCCGCCAAAACCAGCTTCAGCATCAGCAACGATTGGTAGGAAATAATCAGTGTAACCTTCATCACCTGGGTTAATTTCTTTACCCCATTGGATTTGGTCAGCGCGGCGGAAAGAGTTATTGATGCGACCAACTACCGCTGGAACTGAGTTCGCTGGGTATAGTGATTGGTCTGGGTACATGGTGCCCGCTAAGTTAGCGTCAGCCGCAACCTGCCAACCTGAAAGGTAAATCGCTTCAATACCCGCTTTAGCTTGTTGAACCGCTTGACCACCGGTTAGTGCACCTAGTGAGTTCACATAACCTTTTTTAGCACCACCGTTTACTAATTCCCAAAGCTTGGCTGCACCACGTTTAGCTATTGTGTTCTCTGGTACAACAGAGCCACGTAGCTTTACCACTTCTTCAGCAGTGTACGGACGCTTCACGCCTTTCCAACGTGGGTTTTCAGCCCAATCCTTTTTAATCGCTTCAATCTGCTGCTCGCGAGTCAGTGTTTCAGTAGACATAGTGCTTCTCCTTCCTGTGTGTAGGGCTGGCAAGTGTGCGGCATTATGAGATAACTCACTCGCCACTTGCCTAATTTCCGTTGTTTTTGTAAATCTGTAATTCAGTGTTTGTTAATTAGAGCTGGGTAATCGGCTTAGGCTGTTAGCAGCTCATAACCAGGCAG
This DNA window, taken from Shewanella maritima, encodes the following:
- the aceA gene encoding isocitrate lyase is translated as MSTETLTREQQIEAIKKDWAENPRWKGVKRPYTAEEVVKLRGSVVPENTIAKRGAAKLWELVNGGAKKGYVNSLGALTGGQAVQQAKAGIEAIYLSGWQVAADANLAGTMYPDQSLYPANSVPAVVGRINNSFRRADQIQWGKEINPGDEGYTDYFLPIVADAEAGFGGVLNAFELMKGMIDAGAAGVHFEDQLASVKKCGHMGGKVLVPTQEAVQKLVAARLAADVSGVETLVIARTDANAADLMTSDCDPYDRDFVTGDRTEEGFYRVKNGIDQAISRGLAYAPYADLIWCETATPCLEEAKKFADAIHAKYPDQLLAYNCSPSFNWRKNLDDETIARFQQALSDMGYKYQFITLAGIHNMWYNMFDLAYDYARGEGMKHYVEKVQEVEFAAAEKGYTFVSHQQEVGTGYFDQVTTCIQGGKSSVTALTGSTEEEQF